A stretch of Gossypium hirsutum isolate 1008001.06 chromosome A06, Gossypium_hirsutum_v2.1, whole genome shotgun sequence DNA encodes these proteins:
- the LOC107928714 gene encoding protein JINGUBANG, translating to MDFYGRNSLHGFMDEESHPPQSPPHHLSIRTRLDMYDQDLQFSPGRPSSPRVNPAVHSMFPPGSPESPWTLSPLQTPSPALLYHCIASLHRQEGNIYSIALSKGLAFTGSDSNRIRAWRQPDCTERGYIKASSGEVRAIFAYGNMLFTSHRDCKVRIWNYTISDHFRFKKITTLPKKTSFLMFPKTSSQQHKDCISCMAYYHTEGLLYTGSYDRTVKAWRLLDKKCVDSFVAHESNVNAIVVKQDDGCVFTCSADGSVKIWRRVYRENSHTLTMTLKFQQSPVNALALSTTFNNCFLYSGSSDGTINFWEKETMSGRFNHGGFLQGHRFAVLCLAAVEKLVFSGSEDTTIRVWRREEGSCFHECLAVLDGHRGPVRCLAACLEAEKIVMGFLVYSASLDQTFKVWRIKVMPEEKLCFDIGPADRSDSRTKTTMEYEISPVLSPSWVEKKLHGNHFQ from the coding sequence ATGGATTTCTATGGGAGAAATTCTCTTCATGGTTTCATGGATGAAGAAAGCCATCCACCCCAATCACCTCCTCATCACCTTTCCATTAGAACTCGCTTAGATATGTATGACCAAGATCTACAATTCAGCCCCGGAAGACCTTCGAGCCCCCGAGTGAATCCCGCCGTGCACTCGATGTTTCCACCCGGTAGTCCCGAATCTCCGTGGACGCTCTCCCCTCTTCAAACCCCATCCCCGGCTCTCCTCTACCATTGCATCGCTTCTCTTCACCGCCAAGAAGGTAATATCTACTCCATCGCGCTCTCGAAAGGGCTAGCTTTCACCGGCTCGGATAGCAACCGTATCAGGGCATGGAGGCAGCCTGATTGCACTGAACGGGGTTACATCAAAGCGAGTTCGGGCGAAGTTCGGGCCATTTTCGCATACGGTAACATGCTTTTCACCTCGCATAGAGACTGCAAGGTCCGAATTTGGAACTATACGATTTCGGATCATTTCAGGTTCAAGAAAATCACAACCCTCCCTAAAAAGACCTCGTTTCTCATGTTCCCCAAAACAAGCAGCCAACAACACAAAGATTGTATCTCATGCATGGCTTATTACCACACCGAGGGGCTCTTATACACCGGCTCGTACGACAGAACAGTAAAGGCATGGCGGCTGTTGGACAAAAAATGCGTCGACTCATTCGTGGCTCACGAAAGCAATGTGAACGCCATCGTCGTCAAACAAGACGATGGCTGCGTTTTCACTTGCTCCGCCGATGGATCGGTGAAGATATGGCGGAGGGTGTACAGAGAAAACTCCCACACTTTAACCATGACCCTAAAATTCCAACAATCCCCCGTGAATGCCTTGGCCTTAAGCACCACATTCAACAACTGTTTCCTCTACTCGGGCTCATCCGATGGGACAATCAATTTCTGGGAGAAGGAAACAATGTCAGGGAGGTTCAACCACGGCGGGTTCTTACAAGGCCACCGGTTTGCGGTGCTTTGTTTGGCGGCTGTGGAGAAGTTGGTGTTTAGCGGGTCGGAGGATACGACGATTAGGGTGTGGAGACGAGAGGAAGGGAGCTGTTTCCACGAGTGTTTGGCGGTGTTGGATGGTCATCGAGGGCCGGTGAGGTGCTTGGCGGCTTGTTTGGAAGCCGAGAAAATTGTGATGGGGTTTTTGGTTTACAGTGCTAGCTTGGACCAAACGTTTAAAGTGTGGAGGATCAAAGTTATGCCTGAAGAGAAACTGTGTTTCGATATTGGTCCGGCAGATCGAAGTGATTCCAGGACAAAGACGACTATGGAGTACGAGATAAGCCCTGTTTTGTCCCCTTCTTGGGTCGAGAAGAAGCTCCATGGTAATCATTTTCAGTAA